From Alloacidobacterium dinghuense:
CCGCCCATCCTAATGAGCGACCTGACGATTAGAGGACGAGTAATAACCAGTGGTTGCAAATTAATCAGTGGTCTAATGGCCAGTGGTTGTAAATAAACAATCGGTAGCAAGAATCTTCAAAAGGGGCTAAGCTATTGAAGTGACATCCACATCACCAAGCCGCCGGGCAGAGCGCAAGGAGAGGTTGCGGGGCGAAATCCTTGCGGCCGCCAGCAAAATGTTTGCCGATCGCGGCTACGAAGCTGTGACGCTTCGCTCTATCGCTGAAGAGATCGGCTATACGCACGCCGTGATTTATCAACATTTCCCCGACAAAGCGCATATTCTTGCCGAACTGAGCAGGGAGACGATCGGGCTGCTGATTCAGAACTTCGACGCGATTGCCGCTAAACCTCTTCGACCGAAGGAGCGCCTTTTTGCGACTTCACGCGGCTTAATTCAATTCTGCACTGCCCATCCACAGCAGTTTCGCAACGTCTTCTTCGGGCCGGAGAACCGCAACGGCATTCGCGCTGGACAATATATCGACGATATTGGCAGGCCGTTGTTCCGGCGATTCGTGCAGCTCTTTATCGACGTTGCCAAGGATGAAGGATTGCCAAGTAAGAATGACATAGTGGTGGCCCACACCTGGTGGTACACAATCTTTGGCCTCGCCACGCTCATGGTCATCCAAGGGGTTGTGCCTGACTTGCCTGACCAGACTCTCGTGGTCGAGCAAACGATCGCAACGCTTTGGGCGGGCGTTCAGGTTGTTCCGCGATTGCCGAAGAGCGCAATCACTAAGCGATCCGGCCGATCCAGTGCCTCAAAGCAATAACAGCTTCTGTCCATAAACGGGGATCACGTTTCCAACCACTAGAGGCGAGTGCCAACCAACATTCCAGCGCTTCGACGGCAATCCAAGTTGCCGTAAAACCGGCTGTTCGGACGGTGACAGTTCATTACAACCCAAGAGGGCGCGTTCCAGGTTCACCAGTTAAGGGCTGACAATTGCGGCGTCATAAAGTGGGGCGTGCCGCGGTAAGCCCGCAGATCGTGTTGGGAAAAGGTCTACAACGGAGAGGTCTGTCCCAAACAGTAACAGCACTGCCCTACTTGAGATAATTGGATTTGACGGTCCGCTTCTGGTCCGCCTCGAAGTAAAAACAGCAGAAGTTTTGAGCCCCGCTGTTGAGCGTAAGCCATTGTTGTTTAATAGCTTGGAGGCGCGGGTCGGAATCGAACCGACGC
This genomic window contains:
- a CDS encoding TetR/AcrR family transcriptional regulator, which encodes MTSTSPSRRAERKERLRGEILAAASKMFADRGYEAVTLRSIAEEIGYTHAVIYQHFPDKAHILAELSRETIGLLIQNFDAIAAKPLRPKERLFATSRGLIQFCTAHPQQFRNVFFGPENRNGIRAGQYIDDIGRPLFRRFVQLFIDVAKDEGLPSKNDIVVAHTWWYTIFGLATLMVIQGVVPDLPDQTLVVEQTIATLWAGVQVVPRLPKSAITKRSGRSSASKQ